GCCAAGCGCATTCGGATGCTGAGACGCCGCCTCATCGGCGCGGGTGACCCGCGCGTGGTCGGTGTACACGCGGCGGAACAGGTCGTGCCCGGTCCGCCCCGCGTGCCGCAGCGCCCAGTCCTGTGCGGCCTCCTGCTCACCCTGCGCCCCGGACTCGGCGCCGCAGCCGTATGCCGCGCAGAACACCTCGTAGGTGACACCGCCCTCGGGCGCGTGCCGGATGGTGTGCGCGACGTACCGGAACGCGGCGCGCGGCCTCAGCACCGGTCCCGCCCGCGGTGAGCGGTGATCTCCACGTTGCACTCCGACACTGCCGAGTGGTCCCCGCGCCGATGCGCCTCCGACCGCTGCCCGGCCAGAGCCGCGCACACGTCACAGCCCGGGGCGGGTCTGGGGGCCTCGGTGGGGAGGGAGAGGTGGACCGGCGGACTCATGGTGGTCTGCGATGCCATGAACAGGACGCTAGGGAGGGCCTGTTGGGTGGCGCCAGGGCATGTTCTCGGCTGTTCTCGCGCACCGGCCGCATGTTCTCGCATGTTCCCGAGTGGTCTCGGGTATGTGCTTTCGCGGCACGGCAGCGCGGTGAATGCTGGAGCCATCAGTTTCCGCTGGAAAGGGCGTGACCATGGCGCGTCGACTGCGTTGCAACGGAACGGGTTCGGGCGGAGGCGGTTGTCCCGCCGTCCACGAGGACCTGGACAGCGGAGAGGTGATCGTGCACGGATTACCGCTCACCGATCCCGCGGACATCGCACAGCTCCAGCACCTCGGCGAGGGTGAGGTTCCGATCGTGGTCCCCCGAGAGCTGCTGGTCGACTTCGGCCCCAAGGAGGTCACCCGCGTGCCGCGCATCATCGATCTGGACGCGTTCGGTCGGCTCTTCGACAACTTCGAGCACACCGCGTGGCGGCTGGAGACCCGGCGCCGCTTCGCCTCCGACGAGGCCACCGACACCTACGCGCAATTCGCCGCGGGGCAGCCCGTGGAGTGGGACTACGACGACGAGTGGTCCCGCACCATGCGGTCGCAGACCTCCCAGGGGAAGCGCGTCGAGCGCGTACGGCTCGTCGACGACCCGGCGACGCCCGGGCAGCTGTACCTGCTCGACAACGCCAAGCGGAACTGCGCGGTGGGGGAGGACATCCGCAACCTGTCACGCGCCGAGGCGGAGCGCCTGAGGCTGCCGGCCGAGGACTTCTGGGTCTTCGATTCCCGGTTCGTAGCCCTGCTCAACTTCGACGACGACGACAACCTGCTCGACGTCGAGCTGATCACCGAGCCGGTGGAGGTCAACCGCTACGCCCAAGTCCGCGATGCCGCCTGGCACTTCGCCGTACGGTACGACGAGTTCGCCGCGGGCCTGCCGGAGTAGCGTGTACGGGTGAGCACAGACTTCCAAGCGGCGCGTGCCGCCCTCGGCGCCAGGCTCCGGGACCTGCGGGTCTCGGCGCCCGGCGGTCGGCTCACCGGAACACAGCTCGCGGACCGGCTCGGCTGGGTGCACTCCAAGGTGTACAAGCTGGAGAACGGCCGTCAGACAGCGACCACGGAAGACCTGCGGGCGTGGGCCGAGGCGGCCGGTCAGCCCGAAGCCGTCGACGAACTGCACGCGCGTCTCGGCGGGCTCGAATCGCACGTGCGCTCATGGCGCCGCCAACTGGCGTCGGGGCACCGCGCGGTGCAGGACGCGATCACCGCCGAGCACGCCCGCACCACCACCTTGCGCATCTGGGAGAACTGCGTCGTCGCGGGCATGCTCCAAACGGCCGACTACGCCCGCGCGGTCTTCACCCGGCACGCCGAGCTGATGCAGTCGCCACGCGACACCGAGGACGCGGTGCGCGCCCGGGTCCGCCGCCAGGAAGCGCTGTACGACTCCGGCAAGCGGCACCGGATCATGATGTGGGAAGGGGCGTTGCACGCCCAGGTCTGTCCGCCGCCGGTCCTCGCGGCGCAGCTCGACCGGCTGCTGAGCGTCATCGGCCTCGACACCGTCGAGCTGGGCATCGTCCCCTTCGCGGCCGCGTTGAAGATCCATCCGGCGAATGGTTTCTGGATCTACGACGAGCGGCTCGTCATCGCGGAGGACTGGCACGCCGAGCTGTGGATCGATGACGCCGGCAGCATTGCCACCTACCTCCGCGTCTGGGAG
This is a stretch of genomic DNA from Streptomyces sp. NBC_00536. It encodes these proteins:
- a CDS encoding DUF7848 domain-containing protein; this translates as MLRPRAAFRYVAHTIRHAPEGGVTYEVFCAAYGCGAESGAQGEQEAAQDWALRHAGRTGHDLFRRVYTDHARVTRADEAASQHPNALGTEPDKG
- a CDS encoding DUF6879 family protein produces the protein MARRLRCNGTGSGGGGCPAVHEDLDSGEVIVHGLPLTDPADIAQLQHLGEGEVPIVVPRELLVDFGPKEVTRVPRIIDLDAFGRLFDNFEHTAWRLETRRRFASDEATDTYAQFAAGQPVEWDYDDEWSRTMRSQTSQGKRVERVRLVDDPATPGQLYLLDNAKRNCAVGEDIRNLSRAEAERLRLPAEDFWVFDSRFVALLNFDDDDNLLDVELITEPVEVNRYAQVRDAAWHFAVRYDEFAAGLPE
- a CDS encoding helix-turn-helix domain-containing protein codes for the protein MSTDFQAARAALGARLRDLRVSAPGGRLTGTQLADRLGWVHSKVYKLENGRQTATTEDLRAWAEAAGQPEAVDELHARLGGLESHVRSWRRQLASGHRAVQDAITAEHARTTTLRIWENCVVAGMLQTADYARAVFTRHAELMQSPRDTEDAVRARVRRQEALYDSGKRHRIMMWEGALHAQVCPPPVLAAQLDRLLSVIGLDTVELGIVPFAAALKIHPANGFWIYDERLVIAEDWHAELWIDDAGSIATYLRVWETLRESAVYGADAQRVIGEARRALGR